A single Archangium lipolyticum DNA region contains:
- a CDS encoding Uma2 family endonuclease, with product MAKGKKPATYEDIEALPVGWVGEILEDELVASPRPAVGHAHASYGLSVELGGPFALGRGGPGGWWILYEPELHLGRDILVPDLAGWRRERLRRPPSPEEPFMTLAPDWVCEVLSPSTATVDRTRKLPIYHREGVVHAWLIDPLARTLEVFRREPSGWLLTATHGGEDVLRAEPFDAVPLGLGALWLDRAQPSR from the coding sequence ATGGCGAAGGGGAAGAAGCCGGCGACCTACGAGGACATCGAGGCGCTGCCGGTCGGGTGGGTGGGGGAGATCCTGGAGGACGAGCTGGTGGCCTCACCGAGGCCCGCCGTGGGGCATGCCCATGCCTCGTACGGTTTGAGCGTCGAGCTGGGCGGTCCCTTCGCCTTGGGGCGTGGAGGGCCCGGTGGGTGGTGGATTCTGTATGAGCCGGAGCTTCACCTGGGCCGGGACATCCTCGTGCCGGACCTCGCGGGATGGCGTCGCGAACGCCTGCGTCGGCCGCCGTCTCCCGAGGAGCCCTTCATGACGCTCGCTCCGGACTGGGTGTGTGAGGTGCTCTCGCCCTCCACCGCCACCGTGGACCGGACGCGCAAGCTGCCCATCTACCATCGCGAAGGCGTGGTGCACGCGTGGCTCATCGACCCGCTCGCGCGCACCTTGGAGGTCTTCCGGCGTGAGCCGTCCGGTTGGCTCCTCACCGCGACCCACGGGGGAGAGGACGTGCTCCGCGCCGAGCCCTTCGACGCGGTGCCGCTCGGGCTGGGGGCGCTCTGGTTGGATCGGGCCCAGCCGAGCCGGTGA
- a CDS encoding heme-dependent oxidative N-demethylase family protein encodes MLPYFPFTQDSYAMTLGVRALSADEPLIEVDEPHYRDELALKEALLAEDLRARFQAGPGTEALQWETVTVLLPMMARQHPRHFALTVDGGRWHWRNHLLGTETVFTPGGDGLPHAPLDWLGRQVQEDLLVLDGRREGLPLVAGQLCFPSMWSLDEKMGRSMMEVHAPVPNLNARLGASTQRLMEGLKPGRSVTRCNWAFTVTDRLDLEPRTLPEWQHLLDGITARDAGERCFLRLERQTLTLLPETGGILFTIHTYRAPVASEVVDPERRRRLANVLRTVPPDTRAYKRLTPFLEPLLEYLDGEAASRVASTG; translated from the coding sequence GTGCTGCCCTACTTCCCGTTCACACAAGACAGCTACGCGATGACGCTCGGGGTGCGCGCGTTGAGCGCCGACGAGCCCCTCATCGAGGTGGACGAGCCGCACTACCGCGACGAGCTCGCGCTCAAGGAGGCACTGCTGGCCGAGGACCTCCGGGCCCGCTTCCAGGCCGGGCCCGGCACGGAGGCGCTCCAGTGGGAGACGGTGACGGTGCTGCTGCCGATGATGGCGCGACAGCACCCCCGGCACTTCGCGTTGACGGTGGACGGTGGGCGCTGGCACTGGCGCAACCACCTGCTCGGCACGGAGACGGTCTTCACCCCGGGCGGGGACGGCCTGCCCCACGCCCCGCTCGACTGGCTCGGCCGGCAGGTGCAGGAGGACCTGCTGGTGTTGGATGGAAGGCGCGAGGGACTGCCGCTGGTGGCCGGGCAGCTCTGCTTCCCCTCGATGTGGAGCCTCGACGAGAAGATGGGGCGGTCGATGATGGAGGTGCACGCGCCGGTGCCGAACCTCAACGCGCGACTGGGCGCCTCCACGCAGCGATTGATGGAGGGGCTCAAGCCTGGACGCTCCGTGACGCGTTGCAACTGGGCCTTCACCGTCACGGACCGGCTGGACCTGGAGCCTCGGACCCTGCCCGAGTGGCAGCACCTGCTCGACGGCATCACCGCGCGCGACGCGGGGGAGCGGTGCTTCCTGCGCTTAGAGCGGCAGACGCTCACGCTGCTGCCGGAGACGGGAGGAATCCTCTTCACCATCCACACCTACCGCGCGCCCGTGGCCAGCGAGGTGGTGGACCCCGAGCGCCGCCGTCGCCTGGCCAACGTGCTGCGCACGGTGCCGCCGGACACGCGGGCCTACAAGCGGCTCACCCCGTTCCTCGAGCCGCTCCTGGAGTACCTGGACGGAGAGGCCGCGTCCCGGGTGGCGTCCACCGGATAA
- a CDS encoding zinc-dependent alcohol dehydrogenase, with translation MQAMVYEGPYRVKVGTKPDPIIEHPNDAIVRVTRSAICGSDLHLLHGLVTDTRVGCTFGHEFVGVVEEVGPSVRTLKPGDRVAVPFNISCGSCFYCKRGLFANCESTNPSSDLASGVYGYSHTTGGYEGGQAQYVRVPFADVGPMKIPDDMEDEEVLFLTDILPTGYQGAEMGNIQPGDTVVVFGCGPVGLFAMKSAWLLGAGRVIAVDHIDYRLAFARKYARVETFNFKDVDIIPTLKELTEGRGPDVCIDAVGMEAEGSKLHSVLGVKLKMEAGSPTALNWCIQAVRKGGTVSIVGVYGPPWNLVPIGTAMNKGLTFRMNQCNVKRYMPHLLEHIRAGRIDARGIITHRFPLAELPRAYELFEKKLDGCIKCVLLPHGHA, from the coding sequence ATGCAAGCCATGGTGTACGAGGGACCCTACCGCGTGAAGGTGGGGACGAAGCCGGATCCGATCATCGAGCACCCCAACGACGCCATCGTGCGGGTGACGCGCTCGGCCATCTGCGGTTCGGACCTGCACCTGCTGCACGGGCTGGTGACGGACACGCGGGTGGGCTGCACCTTCGGCCACGAGTTCGTCGGCGTGGTGGAGGAGGTGGGCCCCTCGGTGCGCACGCTCAAGCCGGGAGACCGGGTGGCGGTGCCCTTCAACATCTCGTGTGGCAGCTGCTTCTATTGCAAGCGCGGGCTGTTCGCCAACTGCGAGAGCACCAACCCCAGCAGTGACCTGGCCTCGGGCGTGTATGGGTATTCGCACACCACGGGCGGTTACGAGGGCGGACAGGCGCAGTACGTGCGCGTGCCCTTCGCGGACGTGGGCCCGATGAAGATTCCCGACGACATGGAGGACGAGGAGGTCCTCTTCCTCACGGACATCCTGCCCACGGGCTACCAGGGGGCGGAGATGGGGAACATCCAGCCCGGGGACACGGTGGTGGTGTTCGGCTGCGGTCCGGTGGGCCTCTTCGCGATGAAGTCGGCGTGGCTGCTGGGGGCGGGCCGCGTCATCGCGGTGGACCACATCGACTACCGGCTGGCGTTCGCGCGCAAGTACGCCCGGGTGGAGACGTTCAACTTCAAGGACGTGGACATCATCCCCACCCTGAAGGAGCTGACCGAGGGGCGCGGGCCGGACGTGTGCATCGACGCGGTGGGCATGGAGGCCGAGGGCTCCAAGCTGCACAGCGTGCTGGGGGTGAAGCTGAAGATGGAGGCGGGCTCGCCCACGGCGCTCAACTGGTGCATCCAGGCGGTGCGCAAGGGAGGCACGGTCTCCATCGTCGGTGTGTACGGACCGCCGTGGAACCTGGTGCCGATCGGCACGGCGATGAACAAGGGCCTCACGTTCCGGATGAACCAGTGCAACGTGAAGCGCTACATGCCGCACCTGCTGGAGCACATCCGCGCGGGGCGCATCGACGCCAGGGGCATCATCACTCACCGTTTCCCGCTGGCGGAGCTGCCGCGTGCGTACGAGCTCTTCGAGAAGAAGCTGGACGGTTGCATCAAGTGCGTGCTGCTGCCGCACGGGCATGCGTGA
- a CDS encoding thiamine pyrophosphate-requiring protein, translating into MSGTVSDYMLHRLSQWGVRRLYGYPGDGINGILGALGRNSEFQFIQARHEEMAAFMACAHAKFTGEPGVCLATSGPGAIHLLNGLYDAKLDHQPVVAIVGQQKSMGLGGHYQQEVDLPVLFKDVASEYTVMVSHPSAIRHAVDRALRIARAERTVTCIIIPNDVQEQPYQPPPRAHGSIHSSVGYCEPRVVPQERDLRRAAEVLNAGKKVAMLVGAGALRAADEIIEVADLLGAGVAKALLGKAVLPDSLPFVTGSIGLLGTKPSWDMMMECDTLLMVGTSFPYSEFLPPEGQARGVQIDLDGRMLAIRYPMEVPLTGDSQETLRALIPLLKRKEDRSWRDSLEKGIRQWWKVVEGQAMNDANPINPQRVFHELSPRIPEGAILAADSGSAANWFARDIKIRKGMMASLSGNLATMGCGVPYAIGAKFAYPDRPVIALVGDGAMQMNGNAELVTVAKYWKEWKDPRLVVLVLNNRDLNQVTWEQRVLAGDPKYAASQDLPDFPYARYAESIGLRGIRVDRPDQLARAWEQAFASDRPVVLEAYVDPDVPPLPPHITLEQAKHFAASIFKGDEKAGGIIAQSIKGMVEQLKPHKS; encoded by the coding sequence ATGAGCGGAACCGTCAGTGACTACATGCTCCATCGCCTCTCCCAGTGGGGCGTCCGGCGTCTCTATGGATACCCGGGGGATGGCATCAACGGCATCCTCGGCGCGCTCGGGCGCAACTCCGAGTTCCAGTTCATCCAGGCGCGGCACGAGGAGATGGCGGCCTTCATGGCCTGTGCCCATGCGAAGTTCACCGGCGAGCCGGGCGTGTGTCTGGCCACCTCCGGCCCCGGCGCCATCCACCTGCTCAACGGCCTCTATGACGCGAAGCTGGACCACCAGCCCGTGGTGGCCATCGTGGGCCAGCAGAAGAGCATGGGGCTCGGGGGCCACTACCAGCAGGAGGTGGACCTGCCGGTGCTCTTCAAGGACGTGGCGTCCGAGTACACCGTCATGGTGTCCCACCCCTCGGCCATCCGTCACGCGGTGGACCGGGCCCTGCGCATCGCCCGCGCCGAGCGCACGGTGACGTGCATCATCATCCCCAACGACGTCCAGGAGCAGCCCTACCAGCCTCCTCCCCGCGCGCACGGCAGCATCCACTCCAGCGTGGGCTACTGCGAGCCGCGCGTGGTGCCCCAGGAGCGGGACTTGCGCCGCGCCGCGGAGGTGCTCAACGCCGGCAAGAAGGTGGCCATGCTCGTGGGCGCCGGCGCCCTGCGCGCGGCGGATGAAATCATCGAGGTGGCGGACCTGCTGGGCGCGGGCGTCGCCAAGGCGCTGCTGGGCAAGGCGGTGCTGCCCGACTCGCTGCCCTTCGTCACCGGCTCCATCGGCCTGCTGGGCACGAAGCCCAGCTGGGACATGATGATGGAGTGCGACACCCTCCTCATGGTGGGCACCAGCTTCCCCTACTCGGAGTTCCTCCCTCCCGAGGGCCAGGCGCGCGGCGTGCAGATCGACCTCGACGGCCGCATGCTCGCCATCCGCTACCCCATGGAGGTGCCCCTCACGGGCGACTCCCAGGAGACGCTGCGCGCGCTCATCCCCCTGCTCAAGCGCAAGGAGGACCGGAGCTGGCGTGACTCGCTTGAGAAGGGCATCCGCCAGTGGTGGAAGGTGGTGGAGGGCCAGGCGATGAACGACGCCAACCCCATCAACCCCCAGCGCGTCTTCCACGAGCTGTCCCCGAGGATTCCGGAGGGGGCCATCCTCGCGGCGGACTCGGGCTCGGCGGCCAACTGGTTCGCGCGCGACATCAAGATTCGCAAGGGGATGATGGCGTCGCTGTCGGGCAACCTGGCCACCATGGGCTGCGGGGTGCCGTATGCCATTGGCGCCAAGTTCGCCTACCCGGACCGGCCCGTCATCGCCCTGGTGGGCGACGGCGCCATGCAGATGAATGGCAACGCCGAGCTCGTCACCGTCGCGAAGTACTGGAAGGAGTGGAAGGACCCGCGGCTCGTCGTCCTGGTGCTCAACAACCGTGACCTCAACCAGGTGACGTGGGAGCAGCGCGTGCTCGCGGGGGACCCGAAGTACGCGGCCTCGCAGGACCTGCCGGACTTCCCCTATGCGCGCTACGCCGAGTCCATCGGCCTGCGCGGCATCCGCGTGGACAGGCCGGACCAGCTCGCTCGCGCGTGGGAGCAGGCGTTCGCCTCGGACCGGCCGGTGGTGCTCGAGGCCTACGTCGACCCGGACGTGCCGCCGCTGCCTCCGCACATCACCCTGGAGCAGGCGAAGCACTTCGCCGCGTCCATCTTCAAGGGCGACGAGAAGGCGGGCGGCATCATCGCCCAGTCCATCAAGGGCATGGTGGAGCAGCTCAAGCCGCACAAGAGCTAG
- a CDS encoding DUF4126 family protein: MERSGVLAAAGLGAVAGMRTFSAPAILSILFTREGGAVQDRLGKALSSKAGGRTLSVLALGELVGDKLPNIPVRTAPPALAGRILSGALVGAALARRDKQPLLGPVLLGAAAAVASSYAFSALRRFATHRLHIPNVVAGLLEDALVAMAGTRLLAALK, encoded by the coding sequence ATGGAGCGAAGCGGAGTGTTGGCAGCAGCGGGGCTGGGAGCGGTGGCGGGGATGCGGACCTTCAGTGCTCCCGCCATCCTGAGCATCCTGTTCACCCGGGAGGGTGGAGCCGTCCAGGACCGCCTCGGAAAGGCGCTGTCATCGAAGGCCGGCGGGCGGACGCTCTCGGTGCTGGCCCTCGGCGAGCTCGTGGGCGACAAGCTGCCCAACATCCCCGTGCGCACCGCGCCTCCCGCGCTCGCGGGCCGCATCCTCTCCGGCGCCCTCGTGGGCGCGGCCCTGGCCCGGCGGGACAAACAGCCCCTGCTCGGCCCGGTTCTGCTCGGCGCGGCCGCCGCGGTGGCCTCCTCCTACGCGTTCTCCGCGCTCCGCCGCTTCGCCACGCACCGGCTCCACATTCCCAATGTCGTCGCGGGCCTCCTGGAGGACGCACTCGTCGCGATGGCCGGAACCCGGCTCCTGGCCGCGCTGAAGTAG